GATAAACTAAATGATTGTGAAGGAAGTGACACGTGTCAGTAACGAGGTTGTGGATGCAGTCTGACAGgatgtgtgttttccagcagaGGATCAGAGATGGACACAGTGACTCTCTGGAAAGCGCCCTCATCAGGCTGGAGGAGGAACAACACAGGTAAATGACTGTCAAGGACTGACAGAGATCAAAGTGGGACGTGGCCCCTCTACTTCCATGATGCTTTCTGTTTCTCCAGGTCCGTCGGCCTGGCCGACACCAACGCTCTTCTCCGGGAGcagctcagccaatcagagcaggcCAACCAGGCATTGAGGGAGAACCTCCAGAAGCTGACATCGGATTGGACAAGAGCCATGAAGGAGGCGgagcaaagagaggaagactggcagagagagagggaggtctgtggttagctctgttagctccatggttagctctgttagctccatggttagctccatagttagctccaggttagctccatggtttagctctgttagctccatgttagctccatggttagctccagttgagctctgttagctccattgGTTAGCGCCAtggttagcctgttagctccatagttagctccaggttagctctgttagcttcatggttTAGCTCTGTGCTCCATGTTACGCTCCTGGTAGCTCTGTAGCGCATGGTTAGCTCCAGGTTAGCTCCATGGGGGTTTTTTTTAGCTCGGTTAGTCCATTGTTAGACTcccatggttagctccatggtttAGATCTGTTAGCTCATTAAGTTAGCTacatggttagctctgttatgAACTCCATGGGTCAAGCTCTGTTAGCCACTGGTTAGCTCTTTACTCCATGAGTTAGCGttcatggttagctctgtttaGCTCCATGGTGAGCTCGTTAGCTCCGTTGCTCGTACTTCATGGTTAGCTCATGTATGCTCTGGTTAGACTCCAGGTGTAGGCTCTAGTAGCTCCATGGTATTAGTAGTGTCCATGGTTTAGCTCCATATCTTAGCTTCATGTTAAGCTCTTTCGCTCCATAGTAGCTCCATGGTTAGTCTGGgactccatggttagctctgttagttcagTTTTAGCTCCAGGGGTTAGCTCTGTAAATTGGTAAATggaactgtacttatatagcgccttttctgagtcttccgaccactcaaagcgctctaaCACACATATCTCATTCCCCCATTCACCAACACATTTCACTACACcctgatggcattggctaccatgcaaggtgccaaacTGCTCATGCAGTTCAAGGATTTAGCATTCATACCATTCATAACAGGCACAGCTCGGGAGCAAACTCATGGTTAGacttctgttagctcatgggGTAGCCTCCATGGTTAGCTTCTGTAGTTCAATTAGATCCATGGAGTTTTAGCTCCTGGTTAGCTCCATGGTGCTCTTAGGTTCAGCTATGTCTATTTTCGTTAGTtccatgttagctctgttagcctcAGGTGGCccttgttagctctgttagttcagTTAGCTCCCATGGTTAGTTcagttagctccatggttagttCTGTaggctctgttagctccatggttagctctgttaactctggtagctctgttagctccatgggttagctccatggttagcttgTTTGACTATTGTTAGCTCcctggttagctctgttagttccagGTTAGCTACTGTGAGCTCTATTAGCTCCATGGTtgtagctcctgttagctcacaTGGTTTAGCTCAATGGAGCTggtagctcctgttagctcctgGTTAGCTCATGGTTActccatgttagctctgttgtgTTAGCTCACATGGTTAGCcgtagctccatggttagcgTCTGTTAGTTCGTTAGCCTCATGCCGTCTAGCTCTGTTTAAGcgccatggttagctctgttagcgtCCATGGTTAGTCTGTTAGTTCAGTAGCTCCAGtgctctgttagctccaggtagctctatggttagctctgttagctctgttagctcatggttagctctgttagctctgttagctcttgtTAGTTCAGTTAGCTCCATGGTTCGCTCTGTTAGCATATGGTTAGCTtgtagctccatggttagctccatggttagctctgttagtctcatggttagctctgttaactccATGGTTAGCTCAATGGTTAGTTTGTAGCCTCCATGTTTTAGCTTcatggttagctctggttagctcCATTGGTTAGCTCATGGTTAGCTTGTTAGTCCAGTTAGTCCATGGTTAGCTTTGTAGGGTCCatggttagctttgttagctccatggttagtaTTCAATGGTTAGCTCCTGGTTAGCTCAATGGTTAGATTCTGTTAGCTCCtggttagcttgttagctccATGGTAGCTACGagtggttagctctgttagcttgttcagctctgttagctccatggttagctctgttagctcttttagctccCTGGTTGCTctgtttagctctgttagctctgttaagtCCATGGTTAGCTATCTGTTAGCTCTTTAGCTCCATGGTTAAGCTTTGTTAGCTCttgtttagctctgttagctagcatgggttagctctgttagctctgttagctgtttctttgatttttttaagtgGTGGAACCTTCCccacaccgtgtgtgtgtgtgtgtgtgtggtgtgtgtgtgtgtgtttcagggtcGGTCCGGTCATGTGGGTCAGCAGCAGGCTCGGTTGTTGTCAGTCTGGGGGTCTGTGGTCCTCTGAGGAGACACTGTTACACTGTGAAGACGAGCCGCAACAGGTACGTCTGGATCACAGGTAACTACTGTAACAAGTCAAAAGAGTagttacacacatttacactcacTGTCTGTCgtctgctgcttctgtctgtctcctgcctgcctgccgTCTGTTGCCTGCgctgcctgtctgtgtctgtatgccTGCCTGTCCGCcgcctgtctgcctgctgtctgctgctgtctgtctgctgctgtccgcctgctgtctgtttgtctgtactgCTGTCTCGCCTGCCTGTccggcctgcctgcctgtctgt
This genomic interval from Larimichthys crocea isolate SSNF unplaced genomic scaffold, L_crocea_2.0 scaffold196, whole genome shotgun sequence contains the following:
- the LOC113744794 gene encoding rootletin-like codes for the protein MQSDRMCVFQQRIRDGHSDSLESALIRLEEEQHRSVGLADTNALLREQLSQSEQANQALRENLQKLTSDWTRAMKEAEQREEDWQREREGRSGHVGQQQARLLSVWGSVVL